A stretch of the Aegilops tauschii subsp. strangulata cultivar AL8/78 chromosome 4, Aet v6.0, whole genome shotgun sequence genome encodes the following:
- the LOC109731645 gene encoding microtubule-destabilizing protein 60, which produces MATGAAAKTPTKPSAPAAPKTPAKPAPSTTAAAAAKTPAKPPSSVATAKTPARSVSRARFAHASENSDPNILASPPRTTSKTPAKPAAAPAVSASVRKKRGTPAPPPPVPQRRFLVAKKGAHRRRQAGASGGGGEFDFDKCREAAREALRASHEEFFLKERAVSAASEEQESQKEEEAAEDEANSAAVVEEGEGAEVADLEGSGKVRAIRSRVMAKAMNSVPDAGAGRVKHLVHAFESLLSISGATADSERAGEEAWALPGLQPWNEGSEGSPVAVFSSSDFMNMGPTRLCSSLDGKSNRSSWDSQTGGRRSRRNSSESLRSSWNKKLKVTSQHPFKLRTEQRGRAKEQQFIQKVQEMLIEDEKKRIHIAQGLPWTTDEPECLIKPPVKERTEPVDLVLHSDVRAVERAEFDQYVSERIKFGEELRLERERQQKLEEEEMIRQLRKDLVPKAQPMPYFDRPFIPKKSSKTITIPKEPNFHLRPERLSCDAWSLES; this is translated from the exons ATGGCGACCGGGGCGGCGGCGAAGACTCCGACCAAGCCATCGGCCCCCGCGGCGCCCAAGACCCCGGCCAAGCCCGCCCCCTCGaccaccgcggcggcggcggcgaagactCCGGCCAAGCCCCCGTCCTCGGTGGCGACGGCGAAGACCCCGGCCAGGTCCGTCTCCCGCGCGCGGTTCGCGCACGCCTCCGAGAACTCCGACCCCAACATCCTCGCCTCCCCTCCCCGGACCACGTCCAAGACCCCCGCcaagcccgccgccgcccccgccgtctcCGCCTCCGTCAGGAAGAAGCGCGGCacgcccgccccgccgccgccggtcccGCAGCGCCGGTTCCTCGTGGCGAAGAAGGGAGCGCATCGGCGGAGGCAAGCCGGCGCGAGCGGAGGAGGCGGCGAGTTCGACTTCGACAAGTGCCGCGAGGCCGCCCGCGAGGCGCTGCGCGCGTCGCACGAGGAGTTCTTCCTCAAGGAGCGCGCGGTGTCCGCGGCCAGCGAGGAGCAGGAGTCGCAGAAGGAGGAGGAAGCGGCCGAAGATGAAGCAAACAGTGCCGCCGTTGTCGAGGAGGGGGAGGGAGCGGAGGTGGCGGATTTGGAGGGGAGCGGCAAAGTCAGAGCGATTCGGAGCAGAGTCATGGCCAAGGCGATGAACAGCGTGCCAGATGCTGGGGCGGGCCGTGTCAAGCACCTGGTGCATGCCTTCGAGAGCCTGCTCTCCATCTCCGGGGCCACTGCTGACTCCGAACGGGCAGGCGAGGAGGCCTGGGCGCTGCCTGGATTGCAGCCGTGGAACGAGGGGAGTGAGGGCTCGCCGGTGGCAGTGTTCTCCTCGTCCGATTTCATGAACATGGGACCAACCAGACTTTGCAGTTCACTTGATGGCAAGAGCAACAG ATCTAGCTGGGACAGCCAGACCGGAGGACGCAGGAGCCGGCGGAAC TCATCTGAATCACTAAGGAGCAGCTGGAATAAAAAGCTCAAGGTCACTAGCCAGCATCCCTTCAAGCTGAGAACAGAG CAACGGGGAAGAGCCAAAGAACAACAGTTTATTCAGAAAGTCCAGGAAATGCTAATTGAGGATGAGAAGAAGCGCATACATATTGCTCAAGGACTTCCGTGGACAACAGATGAGCCTGAG TGCTTGATTAAACCACCAGTCAAGGAAAGGACTGAGCCAGTCGACCTTGTTCTCCATAGTGATGTGCGTGCAGTTGAACGTGCTGAATTTGATCAATAT GTATCAGAGAGGATCAAGTTTGGTGAGGAATTAAGATTGGAGCGGGAGCGTCAACAGAAGTTAGAGGAGGAAGAAATGATAAGGCAGTTGAGGAAAGACCTTGTTCCTAAAGCACAGCCAATGCCGTATTTTGATCGGCCATTCATCCCCAAAAA GTCATCAAAGACAATAACAATTCCGAAGGAGCCAAACTTTCATCTCCGGCCTGAAAGGTTATCATG CGATGCATGGTCACTGGAAAGCTGA